In one window of Skermanella rosea DNA:
- the rpsA gene encoding 30S ribosomal protein S1 — MAQAAARSESMGGMESFAALLEESLGTSDSLEGTVVKGRIITIENDNVLIDVGLKSEGRVALKEFGGPGGNAELKPGDTVEVYLERMEDKNGEAVLSREKAKREEAWTLLEKSFNDQSRVTGVIFGRVKGGFTVDLSGAVAFLPGSQVDIRPVRDISPLLGTPQPFQILKMDRSRGNIVVSRRAVLEESRAEARSELVANLKEGQVLQGVVKNITDYGAFVDLGGVDGLLHVTDIAWRRINHPSEALQIGQTVTVQVIRFNPETQRISLGMKQLEADPWEGVEAKYPVGAKFKGRVTNITDYGAFVELEPGIEGLVHVSEMSWTKKNVHPGKIVSTSQEVEVMVLDVDPQKRRISLGLKQCLDNPWESFVDKFPAGTELEGEVKNITEFGLFVGLPGDIDGMVHMSDIDWNKSGEEAIAEFKKGDQVKVKVLDVDVEKERISLGIKQLSSDPFESAAAGLKKGDVVTCTVTAITDGGIEVAVADGFQGFIRKSDLSRERSEQRPDRFAVGEKVDAKVTQVDRGGRRISLSIKAKEVEEEKQAMQEFGSSDSGASLGDILGAALRRAQSKEQSDE; from the coding sequence ATGGCACAAGCAGCAGCTAGATCCGAGAGCATGGGCGGCATGGAAAGCTTCGCCGCGCTGCTCGAGGAGTCGCTCGGCACCAGCGACAGCCTGGAAGGTACCGTCGTCAAAGGCCGTATCATCACGATCGAGAACGATAACGTGCTGATCGACGTCGGTCTGAAGTCGGAAGGCCGCGTTGCCCTCAAGGAATTCGGCGGACCCGGCGGCAATGCCGAGTTGAAGCCTGGCGACACCGTCGAGGTCTATCTCGAGCGGATGGAAGACAAGAACGGCGAAGCCGTCCTGTCCCGCGAGAAGGCCAAGCGCGAAGAAGCCTGGACGCTGCTGGAGAAGTCGTTCAACGATCAGTCCCGCGTCACCGGCGTGATCTTCGGGCGGGTCAAGGGCGGCTTCACCGTGGATCTCTCCGGCGCCGTGGCGTTCCTGCCGGGCAGCCAGGTGGACATCCGTCCGGTCCGCGACATTTCCCCGCTGCTGGGCACCCCCCAGCCGTTCCAGATCCTGAAGATGGACCGCTCGCGCGGCAACATCGTGGTGTCCCGCCGCGCCGTGCTCGAAGAGAGCCGCGCCGAGGCCCGGTCGGAGCTGGTCGCCAACCTCAAGGAAGGCCAGGTCCTCCAGGGCGTCGTCAAGAACATCACCGATTACGGCGCGTTCGTCGATCTCGGCGGCGTCGATGGCCTGCTGCACGTCACCGACATCGCGTGGCGCCGCATCAACCATCCGTCGGAAGCCCTCCAGATCGGCCAGACGGTCACCGTCCAGGTCATCCGCTTCAACCCGGAGACCCAGCGCATCAGCCTCGGCATGAAGCAGCTGGAAGCCGATCCGTGGGAAGGCGTCGAGGCGAAGTACCCGGTCGGGGCCAAGTTCAAGGGCCGCGTCACCAACATCACCGACTACGGCGCCTTCGTGGAGCTGGAGCCGGGGATCGAGGGTCTGGTGCACGTCTCCGAGATGTCCTGGACCAAGAAGAACGTCCACCCCGGCAAGATCGTCTCGACTTCCCAGGAAGTCGAGGTCATGGTGCTTGACGTGGATCCGCAGAAGCGCCGCATCAGCCTGGGCCTCAAGCAGTGCCTGGACAACCCCTGGGAGTCGTTCGTCGACAAGTTCCCGGCGGGCACCGAGCTGGAAGGCGAGGTCAAGAACATCACCGAATTCGGGCTGTTCGTCGGTTTGCCCGGCGATATCGACGGCATGGTCCACATGTCCGATATCGACTGGAACAAGTCCGGCGAGGAAGCCATCGCCGAGTTCAAGAAGGGTGATCAGGTCAAGGTCAAGGTTCTCGACGTCGACGTCGAGAAGGAACGGATCAGCCTGGGCATCAAGCAGCTCTCCTCGGATCCGTTCGAGAGCGCCGCTGCCGGCCTGAAGAAGGGCGACGTCGTCACCTGCACCGTCACCGCCATCACCGACGGCGGCATCGAGGTCGCGGTGGCCGACGGCTTCCAGGGCTTCATCCGCAAGTCCGACCTGTCGCGCGAGCGCTCCGAGCAGCGCCCGGACCGCTTCGCGGTCGGCGAGAAGGTCGACGCCAAGGTCACCCAGGTCGATCGCGGCGGCCGCCGCATCAGCCTGTCGATCAAGGCGAAGGAAGTGGAAGAAGAGAAGCAGGCCATGCAGGAGTTCGGGTCGTCCGACTCCGGCGCGAGCCTGGGCGACATCCTGGGTGCGGCGCTGCGCCGCGCCCAGAGCAAGGAGCAGAGCGACGAGTAA
- the cmk gene encoding (d)CMP kinase, translating into MVVAIDGPAASGKGTLARRLADRLHFAHLDTGSLYRAVGLAVIRGGGDPGDPAAATAAARALHPETTPRVLADPALRGDEIAAAASKVAVVPEVRAALLAFQRGFASTPPGGARGAVLDGRDIGTVVCPFADAKLFVTASVEARAERRLKELRDRGVAVIYAAVLEDMKERDARDSQRAVAPLKPAADAFLLDTSSMDANEALDAAMTFICSKTGLSDHCA; encoded by the coding sequence CTGGTGGTCGCGATCGACGGGCCGGCGGCCAGCGGCAAGGGCACGCTGGCCCGCCGGCTGGCCGACCGGCTGCACTTCGCCCACCTGGACACCGGCTCGCTGTACCGCGCCGTCGGCCTCGCGGTGATCCGCGGCGGCGGAGACCCCGGGGACCCCGCCGCCGCGACCGCGGCCGCCCGCGCGCTCCACCCCGAGACCACGCCGCGGGTGCTGGCCGACCCGGCGCTGCGCGGCGACGAGATCGCCGCCGCCGCGTCGAAGGTGGCGGTCGTGCCGGAGGTGCGGGCGGCCCTGCTGGCGTTCCAGCGCGGCTTCGCCTCCACCCCGCCCGGCGGGGCGCGGGGCGCCGTGCTGGACGGCCGCGACATCGGGACCGTCGTATGCCCCTTCGCAGACGCCAAGCTGTTCGTTACCGCCTCGGTCGAGGCACGGGCCGAACGGCGTTTGAAAGAGTTGCGGGATCGCGGCGTCGCCGTTATATATGCAGCCGTCCTGGAGGACATGAAGGAACGAGATGCGCGCGACAGCCAGCGAGCGGTAGCCCCGCTCAAACCGGCTGCCGACGCATTTTTGCTTGACACCTCGTCGATGGATGCCAATGAGGCGCTCGACGCGGCGATGACCTTCATCTGCTCCAAAACCGGCCTCTCCGATCATTGTGCGTAG
- a CDS encoding NUDIX domain-containing protein — MKKLLAQSGLLRTAHLARVGWLTVARPLTMGVRAIIRDADGAVLMIRHSYVDGWHLPGGGVDRNETVRQAMTREVREEVGVEVVGTARMLGLYARFRHRSSDHVSVFVVDEWRGGPEVDGLEIVECRFFALDALPRDTTPATRRRLAELVGDAEPSDLW; from the coding sequence GTGAAGAAGCTTCTGGCCCAGTCCGGCCTGCTCCGTACCGCCCATCTGGCGCGCGTCGGCTGGCTGACCGTCGCGAGGCCGCTGACCATGGGTGTACGCGCCATCATCCGCGACGCGGACGGCGCGGTCCTGATGATCCGCCACAGCTATGTCGACGGCTGGCACCTCCCAGGCGGAGGCGTCGACCGGAACGAGACGGTCCGCCAGGCGATGACGCGGGAGGTCCGGGAAGAGGTCGGGGTCGAGGTGGTCGGGACCGCGCGCATGCTCGGGCTCTATGCCCGGTTCCGGCACCGATCGAGCGATCATGTCAGCGTCTTCGTGGTCGACGAGTGGCGTGGCGGCCCCGAGGTCGACGGGCTGGAGATCGTGGAATGCCGCTTCTTCGCGCTGGACGCCCTGCCCCGCGACACGACTCCGGCGACGCGCCGGCGGCTCGCCGAACTGGTCGGGGACGCCGAGCCCTCCGATTTGTGGTGA
- a CDS encoding ribonuclease J: MPRADEIIFLPLGGCNRIGMNMTLYGHAGKWLIVDAGVAFAGDDMPEVQSFMADPAFIEERMDDVVGLVVTHAHEDHVGAIHHLWPRLSCPIYATPFATHLIRERLKETGAARAVQVNTIPIGGRLKIGPFDIETIAVTHSVPEPVSLAIRTKAGNLLHTGDWKFDPEPLVGASTDFAALKRFGDEGVLAMVCDSTNAQVEGTTGSEGQARAGLVEAFRGRKGAIAVTCFASNVARMKAVAEAAAANDRKVVLAGRSLLRMEKAARACGYLDGLAPFLSLSEAASVPRRNLVLICTGSQGEERSALSKIARAEHRSLALHRGDTVMFSARTIPGNEDAIEAIYKLLANMGVKVVTPSDAPIHVSGHPARGDLTRMYELIRPRFAVPVHGEIQHLEAHARLARSCGVERALVPEDGDVIRLADSGTAVVGHIEPHRLVNDGQFLLPWAGSVEATFGIRAEQRADRNGAKSAFAA, encoded by the coding sequence GTGCCGCGTGCCGATGAAATCATCTTCCTTCCGCTCGGCGGCTGCAACCGCATCGGCATGAACATGACCCTCTATGGTCATGCCGGCAAATGGCTGATCGTCGATGCCGGCGTGGCCTTCGCGGGCGACGACATGCCCGAAGTCCAGTCCTTCATGGCCGATCCGGCCTTCATCGAAGAGCGGATGGACGATGTCGTCGGCCTCGTGGTCACCCATGCCCACGAGGACCATGTCGGCGCCATCCATCATCTCTGGCCGCGCCTGAGCTGCCCCATCTACGCGACGCCCTTCGCCACCCACCTGATCCGGGAGCGGCTGAAGGAAACGGGAGCCGCGCGGGCCGTACAGGTCAACACGATCCCGATCGGCGGCCGTCTCAAGATCGGTCCTTTCGACATCGAGACGATCGCGGTGACCCATTCGGTTCCGGAACCCGTCTCGCTGGCGATCCGGACCAAGGCGGGCAACCTGCTTCACACCGGCGACTGGAAGTTCGATCCGGAACCCCTGGTCGGGGCTTCCACCGATTTCGCGGCGCTCAAGCGCTTCGGCGACGAAGGCGTGCTCGCCATGGTGTGCGACAGCACCAACGCCCAGGTCGAAGGCACCACCGGCTCCGAGGGGCAGGCCCGCGCCGGGCTGGTCGAGGCGTTCCGCGGCCGCAAGGGCGCCATCGCGGTGACCTGCTTCGCAAGCAACGTCGCGCGCATGAAGGCCGTCGCGGAGGCCGCCGCCGCCAACGACCGCAAGGTGGTGCTGGCCGGACGCTCCCTGCTCCGGATGGAGAAGGCGGCGCGCGCCTGCGGCTACCTGGACGGTCTCGCCCCCTTCCTGAGCCTGTCGGAGGCGGCATCCGTGCCGCGCCGCAACCTCGTCCTGATCTGCACCGGCAGCCAGGGGGAGGAGCGCTCCGCCCTCAGCAAGATCGCCCGGGCGGAGCACCGCTCGCTGGCCCTGCACCGCGGCGACACGGTGATGTTCTCCGCCCGCACCATCCCCGGCAACGAGGATGCGATCGAGGCGATCTACAAGCTGCTCGCCAACATGGGCGTCAAGGTCGTGACCCCGTCCGACGCGCCGATCCACGTGTCCGGCCATCCGGCGCGCGGCGATCTCACCCGCATGTACGAGCTGATCCGGCCGCGCTTCGCGGTCCCGGTCCATGGCGAGATCCAGCACCTGGAGGCCCATGCCCGGCTGGCCCGGAGCTGCGGCGTCGAGCGGGCGCTGGTGCCGGAAGACGGCGACGTCATCCGCCTCGCCGATAGCGGCACCGCGGTGGTGGGCCATATCGAGCCGCACCGGCTGGTCAACGACGGCCAGTTCCTGCTCCCCTGGGCCGGATCGGTCGAGGCGACCTTCGGCATCCGGGCGGAACAGCGCGCCGACCGCAACGGCGCGAAATCCGCCTTCGCGGCCTGA
- the clpB gene encoding ATP-dependent chaperone ClpB, which produces MDFEKYTERSRGFVQAAQGLALRRGHQRLTAEHLLCTLLEDKEGLAANLIRSAGGDPARALSAVEAELNKQPKVEGAGAGQIYLAPELARLFQTAEELATKAGDSFVTAERLLLALTMAEGSPSARILKDAGVTAQSLNQAINAIRKGRTADSASAEQGYDALKKYARDLTEAAREGKLDPVIGRDEEIRRTIQVLARRTKNNPVLIGEPGVGKTAIVEGLAQRIVKGDVPEGLRDKRLMALDLGAMVAGAKYRGEFEERLKAVLQEITAAAGEIIVFIDEMHTLVGAGKADGAMDASNMLKPALARGELHCVGATTLDEYRKHVEKDPALARRFQPVFVSEPTVEDTISILRGLKEKYELHHGVRITDSAIVSAATLSHRYITDRFLPDKAIDLIDEAASRLRMEVDSKPEEIDELDRRIIQLKIEREALKRESDQASRDRLEKLGTELDELERKSADMTSRWMAEKEQLTGAQKLKEQLDHARVELEQAQRNADWTKAGELAYGVIPELERKLKAAEEVAGNRMLNEEVRDGDVAGIVSRWTGIPVDKMLTGEREKLLAMEDRLGTRVIGQDEAIVAVSNAVRRARAGLQDPNRPIGSFLFLGPTGVGKTELTKALAEFLFDDETAMIRLDMSEYMEKHAVARMIGAPPGYVGYEEGGALTEAVRRRPYQVILFDEVEKAHPDVFNVLLQVLDDGRLTDGQGRTVDFRNTLIVMTSNLGSEILANQPEGQDSSAVRDEVMEIVRASFRPEFLNRLDEILLFHRLSRSHMGGIVKIQLGRLRRMLADRDIELAIDDKALAWLADAGYDPVYGARPLKRVIQRALQNPLATMLLEGRIADGQTVEVSAGEHGLMIDGVPADTQATAGAAAAGAPGRSGWSNRPTVH; this is translated from the coding sequence ATGGACTTCGAGAAATACACGGAACGGTCCCGCGGCTTCGTGCAGGCCGCCCAGGGTCTGGCGCTGCGGCGCGGACACCAGCGGCTGACCGCCGAACACCTGCTCTGCACCCTGCTGGAAGACAAGGAAGGCTTGGCGGCCAACCTGATCCGCTCGGCGGGCGGCGACCCGGCGCGGGCACTTTCCGCGGTCGAGGCGGAACTGAACAAGCAGCCCAAGGTCGAAGGGGCCGGCGCCGGCCAGATCTATCTGGCACCCGAGCTGGCACGCCTCTTCCAGACCGCGGAGGAACTGGCGACAAAGGCCGGCGACAGCTTCGTCACCGCCGAGCGCCTGCTGCTGGCATTGACCATGGCCGAGGGCAGCCCGTCCGCCAGGATCCTGAAGGATGCCGGCGTCACGGCGCAGTCGCTCAACCAGGCGATCAACGCGATCCGCAAGGGCCGCACCGCCGACAGCGCGTCGGCCGAACAGGGTTACGACGCGCTCAAGAAATACGCCCGCGACCTGACGGAGGCTGCGCGCGAGGGGAAGCTCGACCCGGTCATCGGCCGTGACGAGGAGATCCGCCGCACCATCCAGGTCCTGGCCCGGCGCACCAAGAACAACCCGGTCCTGATCGGCGAACCCGGCGTCGGCAAGACCGCCATCGTCGAAGGGCTGGCGCAGCGCATCGTCAAGGGCGACGTGCCGGAAGGCCTGCGCGACAAGCGCCTGATGGCGCTCGACCTGGGTGCCATGGTGGCGGGTGCCAAGTACCGCGGCGAATTCGAGGAACGGCTGAAGGCCGTCCTGCAGGAGATCACCGCCGCGGCCGGCGAGATCATCGTGTTCATCGACGAGATGCATACCCTGGTCGGGGCCGGCAAGGCCGACGGCGCGATGGACGCCTCCAACATGCTGAAGCCGGCGCTGGCGCGCGGCGAGCTGCACTGCGTGGGTGCCACGACGCTGGACGAGTACCGCAAGCATGTGGAGAAGGACCCCGCGCTGGCGCGGCGGTTCCAGCCGGTCTTCGTCTCGGAGCCGACGGTCGAGGACACCATCTCGATCCTGCGCGGCCTGAAGGAGAAGTACGAGCTTCACCACGGCGTGCGGATCACCGACAGCGCGATCGTCTCCGCGGCCACCCTGTCGCACCGCTACATCACCGACCGGTTCCTGCCGGACAAGGCGATCGACCTGATCGATGAGGCCGCGTCGCGGCTCCGGATGGAGGTCGATTCGAAGCCGGAAGAGATCGACGAGCTCGATCGCCGGATCATCCAGCTCAAGATCGAGCGAGAGGCCCTGAAGCGGGAGAGCGACCAGGCGTCGCGCGACCGGCTGGAGAAGCTGGGCACCGAACTGGACGAGCTGGAGCGCAAGTCGGCCGACATGACGTCGCGCTGGATGGCGGAGAAGGAGCAGCTGACCGGCGCCCAGAAGCTGAAGGAACAGCTGGACCACGCCCGCGTCGAACTGGAGCAGGCCCAGCGCAACGCCGACTGGACCAAGGCCGGCGAGCTCGCCTACGGCGTCATTCCGGAGCTGGAACGAAAGCTGAAGGCTGCCGAGGAAGTGGCGGGCAACCGGATGCTGAACGAGGAGGTGCGCGACGGCGACGTCGCCGGTATCGTCAGCCGCTGGACCGGTATCCCGGTGGACAAGATGCTGACGGGCGAGCGCGAGAAGCTGCTGGCGATGGAGGACCGCCTGGGTACCCGGGTGATCGGCCAGGACGAGGCGATCGTCGCGGTCTCCAACGCGGTCCGGCGCGCGCGTGCCGGCCTTCAGGACCCGAACCGGCCGATCGGCTCGTTCCTGTTCCTGGGTCCGACCGGCGTCGGCAAGACCGAGCTGACCAAGGCGCTGGCCGAGTTCCTGTTCGACGACGAGACCGCCATGATCCGGCTCGACATGTCGGAATACATGGAGAAGCACGCCGTCGCCCGCATGATCGGCGCGCCTCCGGGCTATGTCGGCTATGAGGAGGGCGGGGCCCTGACGGAGGCGGTCCGGCGCCGGCCCTATCAGGTCATCCTGTTCGACGAGGTCGAGAAGGCGCATCCCGACGTCTTCAACGTGCTGCTCCAAGTGCTGGACGACGGTCGCCTGACCGACGGGCAGGGGCGTACGGTGGACTTCCGCAACACCCTGATCGTCATGACTTCAAACCTCGGGTCGGAGATCCTGGCGAACCAGCCGGAGGGGCAAGACAGCTCCGCCGTGCGCGACGAGGTGATGGAGATCGTCCGGGCGTCGTTCCGGCCGGAGTTCCTGAACCGGCTTGACGAGATCCTGCTGTTCCATCGGCTGAGCCGCAGCCACATGGGCGGCATCGTCAAGATCCAGTTGGGCCGCCTGCGGCGCATGCTGGCCGATCGCGACATCGAACTGGCGATCGACGACAAGGCGCTCGCTTGGCTGGCCGATGCCGGCTACGACCCGGTCTACGGCGCCCGGCCGCTGAAGCGGGTGATCCAGCGGGCGCTGCAGAACCCGCTCGCCACGATGCTGCTGGAAGGCCGTATCGCCGACGGGCAGACGGTCGAGGTCAGCGCCGGCGAGCACGGCCTGATGATCGACGGCGTTCCGGCCGATACCCAGGCGACCGCCGGAGCCGCGGCGGCGGGCGCCCCCGGACGCTCCGGCTGGAGCAACAGGCCGACCGTCCACTGA
- the aroA gene encoding 3-phosphoshikimate 1-carboxyvinyltransferase, with product MAPRPLQSVQTGPLSGTVRVPGDKSISHRALMFGALAVGETTVHGLLTGEDVLHTAAAMRALGADIVRDDQGVWRVRGVGVGGLVESSRVLDMGNSGTAARLMMGLVSTHPITTFFTGDASLTKRPMARVSTPLEQMGASFVCRSGGRLPLAVVGTENPVPITYRLPVASAQVKSAILLAGLNTPGVTTVIEAEPTRDHSELMLAHFGATVTTERIEGGALAVSITGEPEITGKTVNVPADPSSAAFLAVAALIRPGSDVTLTDVGMNPRRTGLYDTLIEMGADITFLNRRDQAGEPVADLRVRSSALTGIAVPPDRAPSMIDEYPILAMAAACAEGTTTMHGVAELRVKESDRLAMVADGLHACGVRVEAGPDSLTVHGGGVPPGGATVATAMDHRIAMSFLVLGMASDQPVAVDDSGFIDTSFPGFVDLMNGLGARISAPEAR from the coding sequence ATGGCGCCCAGGCCGCTCCAGTCCGTCCAAACCGGCCCCTTGTCCGGCACCGTCCGGGTTCCGGGCGACAAGTCGATCTCGCACCGGGCGCTGATGTTCGGGGCGCTTGCCGTCGGGGAGACCACCGTCCACGGCCTGCTGACCGGGGAGGACGTGCTGCATACCGCCGCCGCCATGCGGGCGCTCGGCGCCGACATCGTCCGGGACGACCAGGGCGTCTGGCGGGTGCGCGGCGTCGGAGTCGGCGGCCTGGTCGAGTCGTCCCGGGTGCTCGACATGGGCAACAGCGGAACCGCCGCGCGCCTGATGATGGGGCTGGTGTCCACCCACCCGATCACGACCTTCTTCACCGGCGACGCCAGCCTGACCAAGCGCCCCATGGCGCGGGTCAGCACCCCGCTGGAGCAGATGGGCGCCAGCTTCGTCTGCCGGTCCGGCGGCCGCCTGCCGCTCGCCGTCGTCGGGACGGAGAACCCCGTGCCGATCACCTACCGCCTGCCGGTCGCCTCCGCCCAGGTCAAGTCGGCGATCCTGCTGGCCGGCCTCAACACCCCGGGCGTCACCACGGTGATCGAGGCGGAGCCGACCCGCGACCATTCCGAGCTGATGCTGGCCCACTTCGGAGCCACGGTCACCACCGAGCGGATCGAGGGCGGGGCTCTCGCGGTCTCCATCACGGGAGAGCCGGAGATCACGGGCAAGACCGTGAACGTCCCGGCCGATCCCAGCTCGGCCGCCTTCCTGGCCGTGGCCGCGCTGATCCGCCCGGGCTCCGACGTCACCCTGACCGACGTCGGCATGAACCCGCGCCGCACCGGCCTGTACGACACCCTGATCGAGATGGGCGCCGACATCACCTTCCTGAACCGCCGCGACCAGGCGGGCGAGCCGGTCGCCGACCTGCGGGTCCGGTCCAGCGCCCTGACCGGCATCGCGGTCCCGCCCGACCGCGCGCCGTCGATGATCGACGAATACCCGATCCTGGCCATGGCGGCCGCCTGCGCCGAGGGGACGACGACCATGCACGGCGTCGCCGAGCTGCGCGTGAAGGAGAGCGACCGGCTCGCCATGGTGGCCGACGGGCTGCATGCCTGCGGCGTGCGCGTGGAAGCCGGCCCGGACAGCCTGACGGTCCACGGCGGCGGCGTCCCGCCCGGCGGCGCGACGGTGGCGACCGCCATGGACCACCGCATCGCCATGAGCTTCCTGGTGCTCGGCATGGCGTCCGACCAGCCGGTCGCGGTGGACGATTCCGGTTTCATCGACACCAGCTTTCCGGGCTTCGTGGACTTGATGAACGGCCTCGGAGCGCGCATTTCCGCTCCCGAAGCCCGCTGA
- a CDS encoding M23 family metallopeptidase has translation MRLRVAAIPALAVCLAGIPSLASADWEYPYNHPARSGAAERPPSGTSAAHPVDLDREIARLNLVTATTADEPDAPGASDREDSPSKDAGQTVAQALGEPLPDDGQTELLADIDRKVVEVGRGDTLLELLVNAAVPRLDAHDAIEALRSVFDPRRLQVGQEIALLFQQEAGSDRRFVGLELEPGVDRAVSVARLDGDAYEAVSIDKELQRRKAAASAVIDSSLFEAGASVGVPIPVMAAMIRAYSYDVDFQRDIQPGDDFQVMYERYFTDSGAAARDGDILYAALTLGGRRMELYRYKTRDGVVDYFNRKGESIRKALLRTPIDGARVSSKFGMRKHPVLGFSKMHAGMDFAAPSGTPIYAAGDGVVEEIGGKGSYGNYVRIKHNQQMATAYAHLSKFGPDMRRGGRVKQGDIIGYVGNTGRSTGPHLHYEVLRNGRQVNPMSVDLPTGIALQGAELAAFRRHVEESDRQFVANLQSAAQVAQTAGASGDDHPQSCRGERSC, from the coding sequence GTGCGTCTAAGGGTTGCCGCCATACCCGCCCTCGCCGTCTGTCTGGCAGGCATTCCCTCCCTCGCTTCCGCGGATTGGGAGTATCCTTACAATCACCCTGCCCGCTCAGGCGCCGCTGAACGGCCGCCGTCGGGGACTTCGGCGGCCCATCCGGTCGATCTCGACCGGGAAATCGCCCGGCTGAACCTCGTCACCGCGACGACCGCCGACGAGCCGGACGCACCGGGCGCCTCGGACCGGGAGGACAGCCCTTCCAAGGATGCCGGGCAGACCGTGGCACAGGCACTGGGCGAGCCGCTGCCGGACGACGGGCAGACGGAACTGCTTGCCGATATTGACCGGAAAGTGGTCGAGGTCGGCCGGGGCGACACGCTCCTGGAGCTGCTGGTCAATGCCGCCGTTCCCCGCCTGGACGCCCATGACGCCATCGAGGCTCTCCGCAGCGTCTTCGACCCGCGACGGCTGCAGGTCGGTCAGGAAATAGCGCTGCTGTTCCAGCAGGAAGCGGGATCGGACCGTCGGTTCGTCGGGCTGGAACTGGAGCCGGGCGTGGACCGGGCCGTTTCGGTCGCGCGCCTCGACGGCGACGCCTATGAAGCGGTCTCCATCGACAAGGAACTCCAGCGACGCAAGGCCGCCGCTTCGGCGGTGATCGATTCCAGCCTGTTCGAAGCGGGAGCCAGCGTCGGCGTGCCGATCCCGGTCATGGCGGCGATGATCCGGGCCTATTCCTACGACGTCGACTTCCAGCGCGATATCCAGCCCGGCGACGATTTCCAGGTGATGTACGAACGCTACTTCACCGACAGCGGAGCCGCCGCCCGTGACGGCGACATCCTGTACGCGGCCCTGACGCTCGGCGGCAGGCGCATGGAACTGTACCGCTACAAGACCCGCGACGGAGTGGTCGACTACTTCAACCGGAAGGGCGAAAGCATCCGCAAGGCGCTGCTGCGCACGCCGATCGACGGTGCGCGGGTCTCCTCCAAGTTCGGCATGCGCAAGCACCCGGTCCTGGGCTTCAGCAAGATGCACGCGGGCATGGACTTCGCGGCCCCGAGCGGTACCCCGATCTACGCGGCCGGCGACGGCGTGGTGGAGGAGATCGGCGGCAAGGGATCCTACGGCAACTACGTCCGCATCAAGCATAACCAGCAGATGGCGACCGCCTACGCGCATCTCTCGAAGTTCGGCCCGGACATGCGCCGCGGAGGACGGGTGAAACAGGGCGACATCATCGGTTATGTCGGCAACACCGGCCGCTCCACCGGCCCCCACCTCCATTACGAGGTCCTGCGCAACGGCCGGCAGGTCAATCCCATGAGCGTCGATCTGCCGACAGGCATCGCCCTGCAGGGCGCCGAACTGGCCGCCTTCAGGCGCCATGTGGAAGAGTCCGACCGGCAGTTCGTCGCAAACCTGCAAAGCGCGGCGCAGGTCGCCCAGACGGCCGGGGCGAGCGGCGACGATCATCCGCAGTCCTGCCGCGGCGAGCGGAGCTGCTGA
- a CDS encoding TIGR02300 family protein, which produces MAKPEWGTKRICPNCGARYYDLRKDPPVCPSCGTTFDPEALLKSRRARPAPVEEVVKKAPADTEDEEETVDAGDGELEEADDEVAVDDLDEEADEPVQEEDDVLLEDASELGDEDDMGEVVDVEGEDEER; this is translated from the coding sequence GTGGCGAAACCTGAGTGGGGAACCAAACGCATCTGCCCCAATTGCGGGGCGCGCTATTACGACCTCCGCAAAGACCCGCCGGTTTGCCCGAGCTGCGGCACGACCTTCGACCCCGAGGCGCTGCTGAAGTCGCGCCGCGCCCGCCCCGCTCCCGTCGAGGAGGTGGTCAAGAAGGCCCCCGCCGACACGGAGGACGAGGAGGAGACGGTGGACGCCGGCGACGGCGAGCTGGAGGAAGCCGATGACGAGGTCGCCGTCGACGACCTGGACGAGGAAGCCGACGAGCCCGTCCAGGAGGAGGACGACGTCCTGCTCGAGGACGCCTCCGAGCTGGGCGACGAGGACGACATGGGCGAGGTCGTCGATGTCGAGGGCGAGGACGAGGAGCGCTGA